The following proteins come from a genomic window of Denitromonas sp.:
- a CDS encoding polysaccharide lyase, producing the protein MLMIAIGGSLPRGVQAQVDRQRGGVAEPYAFAQRYAVNSASPANLAWVPDPAGSGRTVLLARVHETDAKVYGGIRTEISAQHEYVKSGVRWYALSMYFPGDWQFHPYPTVVAQLHTSQKTTIVSPPVALVVHDHSLDLELNFNLRKIDGPDPVTKANSSRQRLRLDRLKTQQWYCFVVRADWSSSPGSGALKIWMNGDKVYEATNSPNAYETWLGNWPKVGLYIPGMMGVTQRSMFMDFIHVGGPRSGFEEMAALTPCGVGVVGRESAQ; encoded by the coding sequence ATGCTGATGATTGCTATTGGCGGCTCGCTACCAAGAGGCGTTCAGGCTCAGGTCGACCGACAGCGCGGTGGTGTCGCTGAACCCTACGCGTTCGCGCAGCGTTATGCAGTCAATAGCGCAAGCCCTGCCAATCTGGCGTGGGTGCCGGATCCGGCGGGGAGTGGGCGTACCGTACTACTGGCGCGGGTGCATGAAACCGATGCAAAGGTGTACGGAGGCATTCGCACTGAAATATCCGCTCAGCACGAGTATGTAAAGAGTGGCGTTCGTTGGTATGCCTTGAGTATGTATTTTCCGGGGGACTGGCAGTTTCATCCCTATCCGACTGTGGTGGCGCAACTGCATACCAGCCAGAAGACAACCATTGTTTCCCCTCCGGTTGCGCTCGTCGTGCACGACCATTCACTTGATCTTGAACTCAATTTCAATCTCCGAAAAATTGATGGGCCGGATCCGGTGACCAAGGCGAATTCCAGCCGGCAGCGGTTGCGGCTGGATCGGTTGAAGACTCAGCAATGGTATTGCTTCGTTGTCCGGGCCGACTGGTCCAGTTCGCCGGGGAGTGGGGCGCTCAAGATTTGGATGAACGGAGACAAGGTGTACGAAGCGACCAATTCGCCCAACGCGTATGAAACCTGGCTCGGAAATTGGCCGAAAGTCGGTCTCTACATACCCGGCATGATGGGGGTGACGCAGCGCTCCATGTTCATGGATTTTATTCATGTCGGCGGCCCGCGAAGCGGTTTTGAGGAAATGGCGGCGCTAACGCCTTGCGGTGTTGGGGTGGTTGGACGGGAGAGTGCTCAGTGA
- the epsE gene encoding polysaccharide export protein EpsE, protein MPLRHLLKSLLCLLMFIGALGSAQAADAEYVLGPGDIIRITVFQNPDLTTETRVSENGAITFPLVGNVDVGGLTVPAAESRIAEQLRSGGFVLQPQIGILPLQIRGNQVAVLGQVNRPGRYPLETFNMRLSDMLAMAGGIAATGADELVLIGVRKGKIERTQIDVPSLFMKGDLTKDVIVSGGDVIYVHRAPTFYIYGEVNRPGAFRLERGMTVMQGLATGGGVTIRGTTRGMQIHRRSEDGTQQVIEPQLDQELAPNDVIFVKESLF, encoded by the coding sequence ATGCCTCTTCGCCATCTACTCAAATCGCTGCTGTGCCTGCTGATGTTCATCGGTGCGCTCGGTAGCGCGCAGGCCGCCGACGCCGAATACGTGCTCGGCCCCGGCGACATCATCCGCATCACCGTCTTCCAGAACCCCGACCTCACCACCGAAACCCGGGTCTCCGAAAACGGCGCCATCACCTTTCCGCTGGTCGGCAACGTCGATGTCGGCGGGCTCACCGTGCCGGCCGCCGAATCGCGTATCGCCGAGCAACTGCGCAGCGGCGGCTTTGTGCTGCAACCGCAGATCGGCATCCTGCCGCTGCAGATCCGCGGCAACCAGGTCGCCGTGCTCGGCCAGGTCAACCGCCCCGGCCGCTACCCGCTCGAAACCTTCAACATGCGCCTGTCCGACATGCTTGCCATGGCCGGCGGCATTGCCGCCACCGGCGCCGACGAGCTGGTGCTGATCGGCGTACGCAAGGGCAAGATCGAGCGCACCCAGATCGACGTGCCCTCGCTGTTCATGAAAGGCGACCTCACCAAGGACGTGATCGTCTCCGGCGGCGATGTCATCTATGTGCACCGCGCCCCCACCTTCTACATCTATGGCGAAGTGAACCGCCCCGGCGCCTTCCGCCTCGAGCGCGGCATGACCGTCATGCAGGGGCTGGCCACCGGGGGCGGCGTCACCATCCGCGGCACCACCCGCGGCATGCAGATCCACCGCCGCTCTGAAGACGGCACACAGCAAGTCATCGAACCGCAGCTCGACCAGGAGCTCGCGCCCAACGATGTCATTTTCGTCAAGGAAAGCCTGTTCTAG
- a CDS encoding EpsD family peptidyl-prolyl cis-trans isomerase: MVSQKVGNRAVGALVMVVGVLALAGCGSSDDAKPATQVAARVNSDEISVHQINNVLARTPNLKPEQVDMASSRVLERLIDQELLVQRAIDKKLDRNPQVMQAIEAARREILSRSYMEQFAATAEPPQPDAIKAFYDENPGLFAQRRIYTLQELNITIAADRVEALRAAVSAAGNLNDVVTWLRDNNLPFQAGGGVRAAEQLPLEALPRFAAMKDGQIGLVQTPQGVLVIYLAASRPQPLDLAAATPFIERFLLNRRKADMARDELKRLRDVAQIEYMGKFTAPVAGAPADAVDAPALLGNAAVPVSDAPAMAAPAAASSDALSAQALEKGVSGLK, from the coding sequence ATGGTGTCTCAAAAGGTCGGAAATCGCGCAGTTGGCGCGCTTGTGATGGTTGTTGGTGTGCTCGCGCTGGCCGGGTGTGGCAGCTCGGATGACGCCAAGCCGGCCACCCAGGTTGCCGCCCGCGTGAATTCAGATGAAATCTCCGTGCACCAGATCAACAACGTGCTCGCCCGCACCCCCAACCTCAAGCCCGAGCAGGTCGACATGGCCAGCTCGCGCGTGCTCGAGCGCCTGATCGACCAGGAGCTCCTCGTCCAGCGCGCCATCGACAAAAAACTCGACCGCAACCCGCAGGTTATGCAGGCCATCGAGGCCGCCCGCCGCGAAATCCTCTCGCGCAGCTACATGGAGCAGTTTGCCGCCACCGCCGAGCCGCCCCAGCCCGACGCCATCAAGGCCTTCTACGACGAAAACCCTGGCCTGTTCGCCCAGCGCCGCATCTACACCCTGCAAGAGCTGAACATCACCATCGCAGCCGACAGGGTCGAGGCCCTGCGCGCCGCCGTCAGCGCCGCCGGCAATCTCAACGACGTCGTCACCTGGCTGCGCGACAACAACCTGCCGTTTCAGGCGGGCGGGGGCGTGCGCGCCGCCGAACAGTTGCCGCTCGAAGCCCTGCCGCGCTTCGCCGCCATGAAAGACGGCCAGATCGGCCTGGTGCAGACACCGCAGGGCGTGCTCGTCATCTACCTCGCCGCCTCGCGCCCGCAGCCGCTCGACCTCGCCGCCGCCACCCCGTTCATCGAGCGCTTCCTGCTCAACCGCCGCAAGGCCGACATGGCCCGCGACGAGCTCAAGCGCCTGCGCGACGTCGCCCAGATTGAATACATGGGCAAGTTCACCGCCCCCGTGGCAGGCGCCCCGGCCGACGCTGTCGACGCACCGGCCCTGCTGGGCAATGCCGCCGTGCCGGTGTCCGACGCCCCTGCCATGGCCGCACCCGCCGCCGCCAGCTCCGACGCCCTCAGCGCCCAGGCGCTGGAAAAAGGGGTGTCGGGCCTCAAGTGA
- a CDS encoding glycosyltransferase → MKIFLTVGSMLPFDRLVKAMDRWAGTTPYAEVFGQIGETHYQPINFEFSKMISPSEYRSRLSSCDLVVSHAGMGTVITASEIGRPLIVLPRHPEWAEVTSNHQLATAKWLAKTPGVRVVDTEDDLASAIAEAQGSASIESQDKSARLQLITELKNFINS, encoded by the coding sequence GTGAAAATATTCCTGACCGTCGGATCGATGTTGCCTTTCGATCGCTTGGTGAAAGCGATGGATCGCTGGGCGGGGACGACCCCCTATGCAGAGGTCTTTGGGCAAATCGGCGAAACACATTATCAACCGATCAATTTCGAGTTCTCGAAAATGATCTCTCCTTCCGAGTATCGATCTCGATTGTCGTCTTGTGATCTGGTGGTCTCTCATGCGGGCATGGGGACGGTGATTACGGCCTCAGAAATAGGCCGGCCGCTTATTGTATTGCCGCGCCATCCGGAATGGGCTGAAGTAACCAGCAACCATCAGCTAGCGACCGCCAAGTGGTTGGCGAAGACGCCGGGTGTGAGGGTTGTTGATACTGAGGACGACTTAGCCTCTGCGATTGCCGAGGCTCAAGGTTCGGCGTCGATCGAATCTCAGGATAAGAGTGCCCGGTTGCAACTGATTACTGAGCTTAAAAATTTCATTAACTCCTAG
- the xrtB gene encoding exosortase B, translating into MTTSASAPLNRRALVPWILLFIGVAAMYTPTFTNVFRVVWSTDEQAHGPIVFAISLWLLAKGFMPMLSPEPVADAGSRWGWGLLFFGGLFYVVGRSQEVLILDVGSVIWVLAAVVLIFRGVDGLKKVWFPLFFMLFMIPLPGPFVDAVTMPMKMAVSYAAESIMYALGFPIARSGVILQIGQYQLLVADACAGLHTLFTLEALGLLYLNIIKHQSALRNVLLAVLIVPISFSANVVRVIVLTLITYFFGDEAGQGFLHGFAGMVLFLSALLLIIAVDGILRVLVHRYSQSRFPESANAS; encoded by the coding sequence ATGACTACTTCTGCTTCCGCTCCCTTGAACCGTCGCGCTCTTGTTCCGTGGATTCTCCTGTTCATAGGAGTGGCGGCCATGTACACGCCGACTTTCACGAACGTATTTCGTGTCGTCTGGAGTACAGATGAGCAGGCGCATGGCCCCATCGTATTCGCAATCTCCCTGTGGTTGCTTGCCAAGGGTTTTATGCCGATGCTTTCGCCCGAACCCGTTGCTGATGCTGGCAGCCGTTGGGGTTGGGGGCTTCTCTTTTTTGGGGGATTGTTTTACGTGGTGGGGCGGTCCCAGGAAGTACTCATTCTCGACGTCGGATCGGTAATCTGGGTGCTGGCCGCCGTGGTGCTGATATTTCGTGGCGTAGATGGGTTGAAAAAAGTTTGGTTCCCGCTGTTCTTCATGCTGTTCATGATCCCGCTTCCAGGCCCGTTTGTTGATGCCGTAACAATGCCGATGAAAATGGCCGTGTCGTACGCGGCGGAAAGCATCATGTACGCCCTTGGTTTTCCTATCGCTCGGAGTGGTGTGATATTGCAGATCGGGCAGTATCAGTTGCTAGTTGCTGATGCGTGTGCGGGGTTGCATACATTGTTCACGCTGGAGGCACTCGGCCTCCTGTATTTGAACATCATTAAGCATCAATCTGCGTTGAGAAACGTTTTGCTGGCTGTTTTGATTGTTCCAATCTCCTTTTCAGCGAATGTGGTCCGCGTGATTGTTTTGACCTTGATTACGTACTTCTTTGGTGATGAGGCTGGACAGGGGTTTTTGCATGGGTTTGCTGGGATGGTCCTATTCTTGAGCGCGCTGCTTCTCATCATTGCGGTGGATGGCATTCTACGAGTGCTTGTCCATAGATATTCGCAAAGTCGTTTTCCGGAATCCGCGAATGCAAGCTGA
- the epsF gene encoding chain length determinant protein EpsF translates to MSFQQFLLILRARFWIVLGTLLVVVGTTLAVSLILPKQYTAETALVVDAKSADPLLGGLLPAQMIPGYMATQVDIILSDRVAQRVVSLLKMDQAPAVQEQWREETDGEGSIKVWLAELLKKKLDVKPSRESNVITIGYQGADPGFAAGVANAFAQAYIDVSLELKVEPARQYAKWFDGQTNSLRADLESAQKKLSEYQQARGIIATDERLDVETARLAELSTQLSMAQAQRVDSRSRQAQGGSADSLPEVMQNSLIQSLKSDLSRQEATRTQMAGRLGANHPELARIDAEIASLRERIATETRRVVSSLGTTNRVNVQRVSEIEAALDAQKQKILDLKAERDQIAVFQRDVENAQRAYDLVTQRLAQTSLESQTQQTNVVVLSPAVAPLKPSSPKVLLNTALAVFLGMLLGVGAALLLELMDQRVRGEEDLTLLDGVPLLGTIPATGKSGAFRPAAA, encoded by the coding sequence ATGTCGTTTCAGCAATTTCTGCTCATTCTCCGCGCCCGCTTCTGGATCGTCCTCGGCACCTTGCTGGTGGTGGTTGGCACCACGCTCGCCGTCAGCCTGATCCTGCCCAAGCAATACACCGCCGAAACCGCGCTGGTGGTCGACGCCAAAAGCGCCGACCCGCTGCTCGGCGGCCTGCTGCCCGCACAGATGATCCCCGGCTACATGGCTACCCAGGTCGACATCATCCTGTCCGACCGCGTTGCCCAGCGCGTCGTCAGCCTGCTCAAGATGGACCAGGCGCCGGCCGTGCAAGAGCAGTGGCGCGAAGAGACCGACGGCGAAGGCAGCATCAAGGTGTGGCTGGCCGAACTGCTCAAGAAAAAACTCGACGTCAAACCCTCGCGCGAGAGCAACGTCATCACCATCGGCTACCAGGGCGCCGACCCCGGCTTTGCCGCCGGTGTGGCCAACGCCTTTGCCCAGGCCTATATCGACGTCAGCCTCGAGCTCAAGGTCGAGCCCGCCCGCCAGTACGCCAAGTGGTTCGACGGCCAGACCAACAGCCTGCGCGCCGACCTCGAATCGGCCCAGAAAAAGCTCTCCGAATACCAGCAAGCGCGCGGCATCATCGCCACCGACGAACGGCTCGACGTCGAAACCGCCCGCCTCGCCGAGCTCTCCACCCAGCTCTCCATGGCTCAGGCCCAGCGGGTCGACAGCCGCTCGCGCCAGGCCCAGGGCGGCAGCGCCGACAGCCTGCCCGAAGTCATGCAGAACAGCCTCATCCAGAGCCTCAAGTCCGACCTCTCGCGCCAGGAAGCCACCCGCACCCAGATGGCCGGCCGCCTCGGCGCCAACCACCCCGAGCTGGCCCGCATCGACGCCGAAATTGCCAGCCTGCGCGAGCGCATCGCCACCGAAACCCGGCGCGTCGTCAGCTCGCTCGGCACCACCAACCGGGTCAACGTCCAGCGTGTCTCCGAAATCGAAGCCGCCCTCGACGCCCAGAAGCAGAAAATCCTCGACCTCAAGGCCGAACGCGACCAGATCGCCGTCTTCCAGCGCGACGTGGAAAACGCCCAGCGCGCCTACGACCTCGTCACCCAGCGCCTCGCGCAAACCAGCCTCGAGAGCCAGACCCAGCAAACCAACGTTGTCGTCCTCTCGCCTGCCGTTGCGCCGCTCAAACCCTCCAGCCCCAAAGTGCTGCTCAACACCGCGCTCGCCGTCTTCCTCGGCATGCTGCTCGGCGTTGGCGCCGCGCTGCTGCTCGAACTCATGGACCAGCGCGTCCGCGGCGAAGAAGACCTCACCCTGCTCGACGGCGTGCCCCTGCTCGGCACCATCCCCGCCACCGGCAAGAGCGGCGCCTTCCGCCCCGCCGCCGCATGA
- the epsI gene encoding exosortase-associated protein EpsI, B-type, translating into MQAESFSPQPMMGRVIAFLVSLAIFAFLSVALTPNREKRPDLPPKSFERIVPKSFDGWRVDETVVPILPPPEVIEKVNNIYDETMARTYIDDSGRRVMLSIAYGGDQTGRLRVHRPESCYSGQGFQVKSLAEETLDISGRQVPVKRLFAELGARREPITYWIRVGDQAVTGLIGQRLTQLKYGLTGEVPDGLIFRVSSIDRNPSDAFALQDRFVAALIKSISAGDRDVLIGPAPVGRDG; encoded by the coding sequence ATGCAAGCTGAGTCGTTCTCGCCGCAGCCAATGATGGGACGCGTCATCGCGTTCCTTGTATCTCTCGCTATCTTTGCGTTTTTGTCTGTTGCTCTCACGCCAAATCGTGAAAAAAGACCCGACCTTCCTCCGAAGAGTTTCGAGCGAATCGTGCCCAAATCGTTCGACGGTTGGCGCGTTGATGAAACGGTCGTCCCGATTTTGCCGCCGCCAGAGGTCATCGAGAAGGTGAACAACATCTATGACGAAACGATGGCGCGGACCTACATAGATGATTCCGGCCGTCGCGTCATGCTGTCGATTGCCTATGGCGGTGATCAAACCGGACGGCTGCGTGTCCACCGACCTGAGTCGTGCTATTCGGGGCAGGGTTTTCAAGTGAAGTCTCTCGCCGAAGAAACACTCGATATCTCTGGCCGACAGGTTCCCGTCAAGCGCCTATTTGCGGAATTGGGGGCAAGGCGTGAGCCCATAACGTATTGGATTCGAGTCGGAGATCAAGCGGTTACGGGTTTGATTGGCCAGCGGCTGACGCAGCTTAAGTACGGACTGACTGGCGAAGTTCCTGACGGTCTAATCTTTCGAGTTTCCTCGATTGATAGAAACCCCAGCGATGCGTTCGCCCTTCAAGATCGTTTTGTGGCGGCACTTATCAAAAGTATTTCTGCAGGTGATCGGGATGTCCTGATTGGACCAGCGCCCGTTGGTCGTGATGGTTAA
- a CDS encoding glycosyltransferase family 4 protein yields the protein MASTYQESGIFSRYGIRYLSNFDGPGLRLQVMVMIRVTYYLLRELIGGNIFLVHFHSASRGSFWRVALLSAVVRIFRVPYIVHMHSGEFENFFYHECGSLSRRIIRSVLTCSKLVFCLTEGWRLKFLSIAPKANWIVLPNPVLFPPAHQSMIQGGAPNILYLGRVVEKKGIYDLLHAFAEVVKIFPACRLRIGGDGETLSVKEVAGTLNVLGNVDFLGWIDGERKAIALAHSTMLVVPSHFEAFGVAILEAMAYGKPVVATNVGGIPEIVSDGVHGLLVPPSMPSELADKLLMLLSNPTLARSMGAAGRAEVKSKYSTSCVECVLANAYESCGVTNWESRSDRTEHL from the coding sequence GTGGCTAGCACCTATCAGGAAAGTGGCATTTTTTCCCGGTACGGCATACGGTACCTGTCGAACTTTGATGGCCCTGGCCTTCGCCTTCAGGTAATGGTGATGATTAGGGTCACATATTACCTACTGCGAGAGCTCATAGGCGGGAACATTTTCCTCGTTCACTTTCACAGTGCCTCTCGCGGTAGTTTTTGGCGCGTTGCATTGCTTTCCGCCGTTGTTCGGATTTTTCGTGTGCCATACATAGTTCATATGCACAGCGGTGAGTTTGAAAACTTTTTCTACCACGAGTGTGGAAGCCTGTCTCGTCGGATTATTCGCTCTGTTCTGACCTGCTCTAAACTTGTATTTTGCTTGACGGAAGGGTGGAGGCTTAAATTTCTATCGATCGCTCCGAAAGCAAACTGGATCGTTTTGCCAAATCCAGTGTTATTCCCGCCCGCGCACCAATCAATGATTCAAGGGGGGGCGCCCAACATACTTTATCTCGGAAGAGTCGTTGAGAAAAAGGGAATATACGATCTGTTGCACGCTTTTGCGGAAGTTGTAAAGATCTTCCCCGCCTGTCGGCTTCGAATTGGTGGAGACGGAGAGACGTTGTCTGTGAAGGAAGTTGCAGGCACGTTGAATGTATTAGGCAACGTCGATTTCCTCGGGTGGATTGATGGGGAGAGGAAAGCGATTGCACTGGCTCATTCAACTATGCTTGTTGTTCCTTCCCATTTTGAGGCTTTCGGGGTCGCTATTCTGGAGGCGATGGCTTATGGAAAACCTGTTGTCGCAACGAATGTTGGTGGTATCCCTGAAATAGTTTCGGACGGAGTTCATGGGCTTCTGGTTCCGCCGTCGATGCCGTCTGAACTTGCCGATAAATTATTGATGCTCTTGAGTAATCCAACTCTTGCAAGGTCAATGGGTGCTGCGGGTCGAGCCGAAGTAAAAAGTAAATATTCAACTTCGTGTGTTGAGTGTGTTTTGGCAAATGCATACGAAAGTTGTGGGGTGACGAATTGGGAAAGTCGTTCGGATCGAACGGAGCATCTATGA
- the epsG gene encoding chain length determinant protein tyrosine kinase EpsG, which produces MTTLHRVIDTTDEPVAVPRPETDRSIGALLIDAGKLKPEDAERVLRLQREQSLRFGDAAKQLGLITDADIEQALLRQFDYPYLTAGQSTVQAAVVAAYQPFSPQVEALRALRSQLMLRWFDTSAEQKTLAVTSPGRHEGRSWITANLGVVFSQLGERTLIIDADLRHPRQHQLFGVDNRAGLSAFLSGRGGPDIIQRVPALRDLSVLPAGTVPPNPQELLARPVFAQLLAQLANEFDVILIDTPAGSLFADGQTIAVRASGALVVAQRNASRLSLLRSYTDMLRQASATVVGVVMNER; this is translated from the coding sequence ATGACCACACTCCACCGCGTCATCGACACCACGGACGAACCCGTCGCCGTGCCGCGCCCCGAAACCGACCGCTCCATTGGCGCGCTGCTCATCGATGCCGGCAAGCTCAAACCCGAAGACGCCGAGCGCGTCCTGCGCCTGCAACGCGAACAAAGCCTCCGCTTCGGCGACGCCGCCAAGCAACTCGGCCTCATCACCGACGCCGACATCGAACAAGCCCTGCTGCGCCAGTTCGACTACCCCTACCTCACCGCCGGGCAAAGCACCGTCCAGGCCGCCGTGGTGGCCGCCTACCAGCCGTTCTCCCCGCAGGTCGAAGCGCTCCGCGCCCTGCGCAGCCAGCTCATGCTGCGCTGGTTCGACACCAGCGCCGAGCAAAAAACCCTCGCCGTCACCAGCCCCGGCCGGCACGAAGGCCGCTCCTGGATCACCGCCAACCTCGGCGTCGTCTTCTCCCAGCTCGGCGAGCGCACCCTCATCATCGACGCCGACCTGCGCCACCCCCGCCAGCACCAACTGTTTGGCGTCGACAACCGCGCCGGCCTCTCTGCCTTCCTCTCTGGCCGCGGCGGCCCCGACATCATCCAGCGCGTGCCCGCCCTGCGCGACCTCTCCGTGCTGCCCGCCGGCACCGTGCCGCCCAACCCGCAAGAGCTGCTCGCCCGCCCGGTGTTTGCCCAGCTGCTCGCCCAGCTTGCCAACGAATTCGACGTCATCCTCATCGACACCCCCGCCGGCAGCCTCTTTGCCGACGGCCAGACCATTGCCGTGCGCGCCAGTGGCGCCCTCGTCGTCGCCCAGCGCAACGCCAGCCGCCTCAGCCTGCTGCGCAGCTACACCGACATGCTCCGCCAGGCCAGCGCCACCGTGGTTGGTGTTGTCATGAACGAACGCTAG
- a CDS encoding FxDxF family PEP-CTERM protein, which translates to MKIKLLVLAVCSALAAPAMAANTVIDLSSGSASGVQEHLALPGTSFVDRFFFTLSQPVSGGLGVADIVYSYSFPGGGEGFDIGGLMASLWSDAGTIGSFDSGVDSLVGNFGTAEQLSGSFQLAAGNYFFQVGGTTMGATGGKYAWSATVSPVPEPEQYGMLLAGLGLIGLIARRRVGR; encoded by the coding sequence ATGAAGATCAAGTTGTTGGTGCTCGCCGTGTGCAGCGCCCTGGCAGCTCCCGCCATGGCGGCCAATACGGTCATCGATTTGTCGTCCGGTTCGGCCAGCGGCGTGCAAGAGCACCTCGCGCTGCCCGGTACCTCGTTTGTCGATCGTTTCTTCTTCACCCTGAGCCAGCCCGTCTCCGGTGGCCTGGGTGTGGCCGATATCGTCTATTCCTACTCCTTCCCCGGTGGTGGCGAAGGCTTCGACATCGGCGGCCTGATGGCCAGCCTGTGGTCTGACGCCGGCACCATCGGCAGCTTCGATTCGGGCGTCGATAGCCTGGTCGGCAATTTCGGCACCGCCGAGCAGCTCAGCGGCAGCTTCCAGCTGGCCGCTGGCAACTACTTCTTCCAGGTGGGTGGCACCACCATGGGCGCAACCGGTGGCAAGTACGCCTGGTCCGCTACCGTATCGCCGGTGCCCGAACCCGAGCAGTACGGCATGCTGCTGGCCGGGCTCGGCCTGATTGGCCTGATCGCCCGTCGCCGCGTCGGCCGCTAA